One genomic region from Nostoc sphaeroides encodes:
- a CDS encoding SRPBCC family protein, with translation MSASHISDSIIAGSDMAWSQDKQKLLVQGEIFIETRSHKTWGGAVTAWMYLPMVRSQVWQQLTDYPRWVQYFPDITKSEISHKGEVKRLYQAAQKAFFFFTAQVEIYLNVVEVLGQQIQFRMVKGTFEDFNANLELKDCGNGTILAYTVQATPLIPIPSVFIQQAMNLELPANMRKMRQVICKGQDNS, from the coding sequence ATGTCTGCGTCTCATATCTCAGACTCAATTATTGCAGGTTCAGATATGGCTTGGAGTCAAGACAAGCAAAAGTTGCTGGTACAGGGTGAAATTTTCATAGAAACGCGATCGCACAAAACCTGGGGTGGCGCGGTGACAGCCTGGATGTATTTGCCGATGGTGCGATCGCAAGTCTGGCAGCAATTAACTGATTACCCCCGGTGGGTACAATATTTTCCCGATATCACTAAAAGCGAGATATCACACAAAGGTGAAGTCAAACGCCTGTATCAAGCAGCACAAAAAGCCTTTTTCTTTTTCACGGCTCAAGTTGAAATTTACCTCAACGTCGTAGAAGTGCTGGGGCAACAAATCCAATTCCGTATGGTAAAAGGGACTTTTGAGGATTTTAACGCCAATTTAGAACTCAAAGATTGCGGTAACGGCACAATACTTGCTTATACTGTGCAAGCTACACCTCTGATTCCAATTCCATCAGTGTTCATTCAACAAGCAATGAATTTAGAGTTACCTGCAAATATGCGTAAAATGCGACAAGTGATTTGTAAGGGCCAAGATAATTCGTAA
- the rd gene encoding rubredoxin, which translates to MAKYICTVCAYEYDSEVGDPDSDIAPGTAFENIPDDWVCPTCGATKDQFEVVEE; encoded by the coding sequence ATGGCAAAGTATATATGTACTGTTTGCGCCTATGAATATGATTCAGAAGTAGGCGATCCAGATAGCGATATAGCGCCGGGGACAGCCTTTGAAAATATACCAGATGATTGGGTATGTCCAACTTGTGGTGCGACAAAAGATCAATTTGAAGTAGTTGAAGAGTGA
- a CDS encoding NAD(P)/FAD-dependent oxidoreductase, translating into MLPLRIVVIGGGAAGFFGAIACAKANPDAQVTLLEASRQPLAKVLISGGGRCNVTHACFLPEELVQNYPRGAKALRGALTRFGPQDTVAWFAAGGVYLKTEADGRMFPVTNTSETIVECLIKAVATSGVKLRIGTHVTSVTAADGGFDILLKSGETIKCDRLLLATGSSLLGYKIVKELGHQIEAPVPSLFTFNIADPQLQALAGVSVNPVQLRLSAGGKSQLQQIGPLLITHWGLSGPAVLKLSAWGARVLHEKRYQATLLINWLPDLHQEEVREKVLAVKDEWGKKAIALHRGVDLPHRLWQYIIARAGITTEDRWAEISSKTLNKLLQELTQGQYLISGKGAFKEEFVTCGGVNLKEVNFKTMESRLVPGLYFAGEILDIDGVTGGFNFQSAWTTGYLAGIAMATSD; encoded by the coding sequence TTGCTACCGTTACGAATCGTAGTTATTGGGGGTGGGGCAGCAGGATTTTTTGGCGCGATCGCTTGTGCTAAAGCCAATCCTGATGCCCAAGTTACATTACTCGAAGCCAGTCGCCAACCCCTAGCGAAAGTGCTAATTTCTGGTGGCGGACGCTGCAACGTTACTCACGCTTGCTTTTTACCTGAAGAGTTAGTACAAAATTACCCCAGAGGTGCAAAAGCTTTGCGGGGTGCTTTGACTCGGTTTGGGCCTCAAGATACAGTAGCTTGGTTTGCTGCTGGTGGAGTTTATCTAAAAACTGAAGCCGATGGGCGGATGTTTCCTGTCACCAATACTTCAGAAACCATTGTGGAATGTCTGATTAAAGCGGTGGCGACATCTGGAGTAAAACTCCGTATCGGTACACACGTAACTTCGGTGACCGCAGCAGATGGAGGGTTTGATATTCTTTTGAAGTCGGGGGAGACGATTAAATGCGATCGCCTACTTCTTGCGACCGGCAGCAGCCTTCTAGGTTATAAAATTGTCAAAGAGTTAGGTCATCAAATAGAAGCGCCAGTCCCCTCTCTGTTTACCTTCAATATTGCTGATCCTCAATTGCAAGCTCTAGCTGGAGTTAGCGTTAACCCAGTGCAATTGCGGTTATCTGCGGGCGGAAAATCCCAATTACAACAAATTGGGCCATTGCTAATTACTCACTGGGGTTTGAGTGGCCCTGCAGTTCTGAAGCTTTCTGCTTGGGGTGCAAGAGTTCTCCATGAAAAACGCTATCAAGCCACATTATTGATTAATTGGCTGCCTGATTTGCACCAAGAAGAAGTGCGAGAAAAAGTTTTAGCAGTTAAAGATGAATGGGGAAAGAAAGCGATCGCATTACATCGTGGCGTTGATCTACCCCATCGTCTCTGGCAATATATCATTGCCCGTGCAGGCATTACCACAGAAGACCGTTGGGCAGAAATATCTAGTAAAACTTTAAATAAACTGTTGCAAGAACTTACTCAGGGACAATATTTAATCAGTGGCAAAGGAGCCTTTAAAGAAGAATTTGTTACCTGTGGCGGTGTCAACCTTAAAGAAGTCAACTTTAAGACGATGGAAAGTAGGTTAGTACCTGGTCTTTATTTTGCCGGAGAAATTTTAGATATTGATGGCGTTACCGGTGGATTTAACTTCCAAAGT